In Aequorivita sp. H23M31, a single window of DNA contains:
- a CDS encoding lipoate--protein ligase, protein MIFLDNEGITNPKLNLALEEYALRNFSADSDYLLFYINEPSIIIGRNQNTLEEVNQNYVEENNIHVVRRVSGGGAVYHDFGNLNFSFITDHDVKSLNNFKKFTEPVIRVLKSLGLDAELKGRNDILIGDKKISGTAQFSTGKRMVSHGTLLFDTDLAEVANALTVKMSKIESKGHKSVRSRVANISEFLKEPLTIEKFRNLLLEGLYEHSAGFETYHLTSGEWKEVHQLKEEKYDTWNWNYGRSPKFNIHRTRRFPVGEIDLRIFVEKGNIENFKIFGDFFGKEPVEKLEKLLKGARYEKLEIEDILKDIELREYFGDIPKIDFIELIYGEDKIEI, encoded by the coding sequence ATGATCTTTCTTGATAATGAGGGTATAACCAACCCCAAGTTAAACCTTGCATTGGAGGAATATGCTTTGCGAAATTTTAGTGCAGATTCCGATTATTTATTATTCTACATCAATGAACCTTCTATAATTATTGGGCGAAACCAAAATACCTTGGAAGAGGTTAACCAAAATTATGTAGAAGAGAATAATATTCACGTTGTGAGAAGAGTATCTGGCGGCGGGGCTGTATATCATGATTTTGGAAACCTGAATTTTAGCTTCATCACCGATCATGATGTTAAAAGCCTTAATAATTTTAAAAAATTTACCGAACCGGTTATACGCGTTTTAAAGAGCTTGGGTCTTGATGCAGAACTGAAGGGCCGGAACGATATCCTAATAGGGGACAAGAAAATATCAGGAACAGCGCAGTTTTCAACCGGAAAACGAATGGTAAGTCACGGCACGCTTTTATTTGATACGGATCTTGCAGAGGTAGCAAATGCACTTACTGTTAAAATGAGCAAGATCGAATCTAAAGGACATAAATCCGTTAGAAGTCGAGTTGCGAATATATCCGAATTCCTGAAGGAACCTCTTACAATTGAAAAATTCAGAAATCTTCTACTCGAGGGACTTTATGAGCATAGTGCTGGATTTGAAACCTATCATTTAACCTCTGGAGAATGGAAGGAAGTTCATCAGCTCAAAGAGGAGAAATATGACACCTGGAATTGGAATTACGGTCGATCACCAAAATTCAATATTCATCGTACCCGTCGTTTTCCTGTGGGTGAAATAGATCTTAGAATTTTTGTAGAAAAAGGAAATATCGAAAATTTTAAAATTTTCGGAGATTTCTTTGGAAAGGAGCCTGTAGAGAAATTGGAAAAACTTTTAAAAGGGGCACGCTATGAAAAATTGGAAATAGAGGATATATTAAAGGACATTGAATTAAGAGAGTATTTCGGTGACATCCCAAAAATCGATTTTATCGAATTGATTTATGGGGAAGATAAGATAGAAATTTAA